From the genome of Candidatus Poribacteria bacterium, one region includes:
- the rpmJ gene encoding 50S ribosomal protein L36, producing MKVRPSVKKMCNQCKIIKRKGVVRVICPSNPKHKQRQG from the coding sequence ATGAAAGTCAGACCTTCTGTTAAGAAGATGTGTAACCAGTGTAAAATTATTAAACGAAAAGGAGTAGTCCGCGTCATTTGTCCTTCAAACCCGAAGCACAAACAACGCCAAGGCTAA
- the rpsM gene encoding 30S ribosomal protein S13, whose product MARIAGVDLPRNKRVDIALTAIYGIGRYTAAQIVTDLDLEPGKKVDNLAENEIGQLRDKVQEYMIEGDLRREIDQNIKRLMDINSYRGLRHRRQLPVRGQRTNTNARTRKGKARTISVGRKAKEAARKSG is encoded by the coding sequence ATGGCAAGGATCGCAGGGGTTGATTTACCCCGAAACAAACGGGTGGATATTGCCTTGACGGCAATCTATGGCATCGGTCGTTACACCGCAGCGCAAATTGTCACCGATCTGGATCTCGAGCCCGGAAAAAAGGTTGACAACCTCGCCGAAAACGAGATTGGTCAACTCCGAGACAAAGTTCAAGAATATATGATTGAAGGTGATTTACGCCGTGAAATCGACCAGAATATTAAACGGTTGATGGACATCAACAGTTATCGTGGACTCCGACATCGTCGGCAGTTACCTGTCCGCGGGCAGCGCACGAATACCAACGCGCGAACCCGTAAAGGAAAGGCCCGAACCATCTCCGTCGGTAGAAAAGCCAAAGAGGCAGCACGCAAGAGCGGTTAG